A genomic stretch from Fodinibius salinus includes:
- the pbpC gene encoding penicillin-binding protein 1C yields MLNWAKDRFQWILVLLGLGLGLFLFWNCLPQPLFNTPYSTVLEDQNGKLMGAKIASDEQWRFPLSKDVPTKFEKALLEYEDQYFYQHPGVDPTAVLRAVIQNIEAGKVVSGASTLTMQVIRLSRKDQPRTYWEKIKEAILALRLELSYSKKEILARYAAHAPFGGNVVGLEAASWRYFGRPPSQLSWAETTTLAVLPNSPSLIHPGRNRNRLRNKRDQLLKRLKNSGTIDSLTYKLAKSEPLPGKPLPLPRIAPRLLTRMVTGKFRQHRVKSTIDLSLQKQARNVVERHHKLLKQNQIHNTAALIADVKTGAVRAYIGNTKDASSPHENNVDVVTAPRSTGSILKPFLYMLMQDKGQLLPNMLVADIPTEIAGYSPENFSRSYNGAVPASEALSRSLNVPAVRLLQDFGVPRFHHYLQQMGMKTLDYPPEHYGLSLILGGAEGSLWDITGMYTSVARFMNHYNAANPQTNIFRPKPLHFTKGAENSSEYSFPLNAGAVWYTLETMLDVHRPEKDVNWRQFQSSRKIGWKTGTSFGYRDGWAIGVTPEYVIGVWVGNADGEGRPGLIGIKTAGPILFDLFDSLDKTSWFHEPLYAMQKVPVCSKSGHRAGPYCNTVDTVAVPKPGLKTEPCPYHQQVHLDKTENYRVNSNCMSIEKMKDESWFVLPPAQEWYYKQKNPNYRVLPPMLKQCQKNTDATTVMELIYPHDASQIYIPKELDGSKGKTIFKVAHRGNNSTVYWHLDNQYLGKTKDSHQMALSPLPGRHLLTLIDEEGATLRHQFKILSR; encoded by the coding sequence ATGTTGAACTGGGCTAAAGACCGATTCCAATGGATTCTCGTTCTACTTGGACTTGGTTTAGGCCTGTTCTTATTCTGGAACTGTTTGCCCCAGCCGTTATTTAACACCCCTTATTCTACCGTACTCGAAGACCAAAATGGAAAACTAATGGGAGCCAAAATTGCCAGTGATGAGCAGTGGCGATTCCCACTAAGCAAGGATGTCCCTACAAAGTTTGAAAAAGCACTGTTAGAATACGAAGACCAGTATTTTTACCAGCATCCGGGCGTTGATCCTACCGCGGTTTTACGAGCTGTTATTCAGAATATTGAGGCCGGCAAAGTTGTTAGCGGTGCAAGCACTCTAACCATGCAGGTCATCCGGCTGTCGCGCAAAGATCAGCCTCGGACTTATTGGGAAAAGATAAAAGAAGCAATTTTGGCTTTGCGCCTTGAGCTTTCCTACTCTAAAAAAGAAATTTTAGCTCGGTATGCAGCGCATGCCCCCTTTGGAGGTAATGTTGTTGGGCTGGAAGCCGCGTCGTGGCGATATTTTGGACGGCCACCCTCACAGCTTTCATGGGCCGAAACCACTACCTTGGCCGTACTTCCCAATAGTCCTTCGCTAATACATCCGGGTAGAAATCGTAACCGTCTGAGAAACAAGCGTGATCAATTACTTAAACGATTAAAGAACAGCGGCACGATTGACTCCCTAACGTATAAGCTGGCCAAATCTGAACCTTTGCCCGGAAAGCCCTTGCCATTACCCCGCATAGCTCCACGGCTACTCACGCGTATGGTTACCGGCAAATTCCGCCAGCACCGGGTCAAATCTACGATAGACTTGTCCCTGCAAAAACAAGCTCGAAATGTAGTAGAACGCCACCACAAATTATTAAAACAAAACCAAATTCATAATACAGCAGCTCTGATTGCTGATGTGAAAACCGGTGCTGTACGAGCGTATATCGGCAACACAAAGGATGCATCCAGTCCCCATGAAAATAACGTTGATGTGGTAACTGCACCGCGGAGTACCGGCAGTATCCTTAAACCCTTTTTGTATATGCTCATGCAGGATAAAGGACAACTATTACCTAATATGCTGGTAGCTGACATTCCTACTGAAATTGCCGGCTATTCGCCAGAAAATTTCAGTAGGTCGTACAATGGAGCTGTACCGGCCTCCGAAGCCCTTTCTCGTTCTCTCAATGTGCCTGCCGTACGTTTACTACAGGATTTTGGAGTGCCGAGGTTTCATCATTATTTGCAGCAAATGGGTATGAAAACTCTCGACTATCCACCAGAACATTATGGATTATCGCTCATCCTCGGTGGGGCCGAAGGAAGTTTATGGGATATTACCGGAATGTACACCTCCGTTGCTCGATTTATGAACCACTATAATGCCGCTAATCCACAAACAAATATCTTCCGTCCCAAACCACTCCACTTTACAAAAGGAGCTGAAAATAGCTCAGAATATTCTTTCCCGCTTAATGCGGGTGCGGTCTGGTACACCCTCGAGACCATGTTAGACGTACACCGCCCAGAAAAAGATGTCAATTGGCGACAATTTCAGTCTTCCCGTAAAATAGGGTGGAAAACGGGTACCAGCTTTGGTTACCGGGATGGATGGGCTATCGGTGTTACACCAGAGTACGTGATTGGAGTATGGGTAGGTAATGCCGATGGGGAAGGACGACCCGGCCTAATAGGTATTAAAACAGCCGGACCTATTTTGTTTGATTTATTTGACTCATTGGATAAAACAAGCTGGTTTCATGAACCCCTATATGCCATGCAAAAAGTACCTGTTTGTAGCAAAAGTGGCCACCGGGCTGGTCCCTATTGTAATACTGTGGATACTGTTGCTGTACCCAAACCGGGACTTAAAACAGAACCCTGTCCTTACCACCAGCAGGTACATCTGGATAAAACGGAAAACTATCGTGTAAACAGTAACTGCATGTCCATAGAAAAGATGAAGGATGAATCTTGGTTTGTTCTTCCTCCAGCACAAGAGTGGTATTACAAACAAAAGAATCCAAATTATCGTGTACTACCCCCCATGCTTAAACAGTGCCAGAAAAATACTGACGCTACAACTGTCATGGAACTAATATATCCACATGACGCATCACAAATTTATATTCCAAAAGAACTGGATGGCTCAAAGGGAAAAACTATATTTAAAGTAGCGCACCGGGGCAACAATTCCACGGTGTACTGGCACCTAGACAATCAGTATTTGGGCAAAACTAAAGATTCCCATCAGATGGCGCTTTCGCCATTGCCCGGCCGACATCTTCTTACACTGATAGATGAGGAAGGAGCTACGCTACGCCATCAGTTCAAAATTTTGAGCAGGTAA